The sequence GCTAAATACTGCGCTAAATTATGGGTAAACGAATCGTAATTATCCACCAATAGAATCATTATTTCCCCACCTCCAATAATGCTTTGGCCTTTTGCAAAGTCTCTAGATATTCTAGCTCGGGATCCGAATCATAAACAATCCCTGCACCTGCTTGCACATAGGCTTTTTGCTTATGAACAACCATCGTCCGTATAGCAATTGCAAAATCTGCTTGATTATTTTTTGTTAGATAACCCACAGCTCCAGCATAGATACCTCTTTTATCTGTTTCAAGCTCATATATTCTTTGCATTGCTCTGATTTTTGGTGCACCACTGACCGTTCCAGCTGGCAAAGTAGCTTTTAACGCCTCCATCGCAGACAAATTATTTTTAAGTGTTCCTTCGACAACAGATACTAGATGCATCACGTAGCGATACTTTTCAATTGTCATATAGATGGGCACAGTGACCGTTCCAACCTTTGCTACTTTTCCTAGATCATTTCTTCCCAAATCCACTAACATGCGATGCTCTGCTTGTTCTTTTTCATCGTGTGCAAGTTCTTTGGCAAGTGCGTAATCTTCTGCAGGTGTTTTTCCTCTTTTTCTAGTGCCGGCAATTGGATTCGTTGTCACACAATCGCCTTTGACACTTACCAAACTTTCTGGCGAGGAACCAATAACTTTGGTTTCACCAAAATCTAAAAAATAGAGGTACGACGATGGATTAGACAATCGAAGTTGACGGTAATAATCGAAAGCATCGCTTGTAAAAGAACAGCTCAGTCTTTGAGATAACACTAATTGGAAAATATCTCCTGCTTGAATATATTCTTTTACTTTTTTGACCTTATTTATAAATTCTTTTTGGGTAAAATTGCTCGAAAATTCTAATTTTTCTGTCTTAATTTTTTCTTGTTCTTTTCTAGATGGAGTATGCAATTCTTTCGTAATTTTTTGAATACAGTCTGCCATTTCTTTTTCACTTCTTTTGGAATAACAATTATCTGCAACAATTTCGATTTCCTCTTTCGTATGATCAAAAAGTAGATAGGTTTCATAGACATAAAAATGACAATCTGGTAAACCCAACTCATCTTGTTTGGCGTGGCCAATTTGCTCGTACATGCCATAGGTATCGTACCCAACATATCCAATCGCTCCTGAAGAAAACGGAGCTGTCGTTTCATTTATTTTCGGATTTTTTATCACAAACTTGGCAATTTCCTCTAGTGGGTCAGCTACTTCTTTTTTATGCCCATCAATAATTAATGTATTTTTTTGAAGTATTAGTTCATGTACAGGATCAAGCCCAATAATGGAATAGCGTCCAATATTTTTATCTCTAGGAATACTTTCTAATAAGCATTTTTTATCAGCTGATAGGCGCAAATACGCTGCCACAACTGTACAACAATCAGCTGTTATTGTCTGTGTTTTTTTCATTACTTTTCCTCCTTCGTTTTCCAACAAAAAAAGCCCTCAAAAAATAGTCAGTCTCCGACTATTTTTTGAGGGCGAATCTTTTCACGGTGCCACCTCAATTGGAGCAAAAAATGCTCCATCTCAACAGTTATCTAGCAATAACCTGCTCGCTAACGGGAGCTCCCGTGAATTCCTACTCAACTTGTTTTCAGAATTCCTTTTTATA is a genomic window of Vagococcus entomophilus containing:
- the trpE gene encoding anthranilate synthase component I, with amino-acid sequence MKKTQTITADCCTVVAAYLRLSADKKCLLESIPRDKNIGRYSIIGLDPVHELILQKNTLIIDGHKKEVADPLEEIAKFVIKNPKINETTAPFSSGAIGYVGYDTYGMYEQIGHAKQDELGLPDCHFYVYETYLLFDHTKEEIEIVADNCYSKRSEKEMADCIQKITKELHTPSRKEQEKIKTEKLEFSSNFTQKEFINKVKKVKEYIQAGDIFQLVLSQRLSCSFTSDAFDYYRQLRLSNPSSYLYFLDFGETKVIGSSPESLVSVKGDCVTTNPIAGTRKRGKTPAEDYALAKELAHDEKEQAEHRMLVDLGRNDLGKVAKVGTVTVPIYMTIEKYRYVMHLVSVVEGTLKNNLSAMEALKATLPAGTVSGAPKIRAMQRIYELETDKRGIYAGAVGYLTKNNQADFAIAIRTMVVHKQKAYVQAGAGIVYDSDPELEYLETLQKAKALLEVGK